The Streptomyces sp. JB150 genomic interval CGCGCCGAAGGAGTCCCACGTCTCCACGGCGCCCGACCGCACCCTCCACGAGGCCGCCAAGTGGTGCCGGCTCGCGCTCGGCGGCAACCCGACCGTCACGGAACTCGTCTGGCTGCCCGACGAGTTGTACGAGGTGCGCAGCCCGCTCGGCGACGAACTGATAGACATCCGCACCACACTGCTGAGCGCCCGCCGGGTACGCGACGCCTACCTCGGCTACGCCACCCAGCAGTTCAGGAAACTCCAGAACCGCTTCACCGCGGACGAGAACGGCACCCCGGTCCACCGGCGCTCCGCCAAGCACGCCCGCCACCTCAAGCGGCTGTGCCGGCAGGGCTACGAGCTGTACACCACCGGCCGCCTGACCATCCGGCTCGACGACCCCGAGAGCTACCACCGCTTCGGCGAGGAGGTCGCCGCCGACCCGTCCGCCGCGCTGCCGCTGCTGCGCCACTACGAGTCCGCCTTCGACCGCACCCGCAGCGTCCTGCCGGAACAGCCGGACGAGCGGGCGGCGGAGGCGTGGCTGCGGCGCGTGCGGGCGCACTTCTACACACCGGAGGCGGCGGCCGTCTGAGGTGGGGTGGCGGCCGAGGGCGGCCGGGATGCGCAGAGTTGAGCCCCGGCCTGGTGGGAAAAACCCGGTGCCCCGCACCCGGCCGCTTCCCTACACTCACCGGGTGAGCGCGCACCCCCACCCTCGACGGCGGTGCGCCTCCACCTCCACCTGAAGTGGGCCGAGTGAAGGGAGCCGGGCCGTGCGTGACCGCACCGCTGTCGTCGCTCCCCGCTCCCGCTACGAGGTGATCCTGGTGTCCACGGCCGTCCGGTGCCCGCTGCGCGGCGGCCACCGGATGCCGTGACGATCCGAGACGCGAGGTATCGCTGACTCGGCGTACTGCCGAAGCGACGTACCGCTGACGCGACGTACCACCGTCCCCGCACCCTGCGTCAGTGACCTCCCCCCTCCACCGTCCGGCCGATCGCGCTGCCCTTTCCACGGAAGAAGTCTCGAAAGGCCACGGGCCGTGCGCACGAACGTCAACACCCTCAACACCCTCGCCTCCGTCCGCAACCTCGGCATCCTCGCCCACGTGGACGCGGGCAAGACCACCGTCACCGAGCGGATCCTGTACGCCACCGGCACCACGCACAAGCGCGGTGAGGTCCACGACGGCACCACCGTCACCGACTTCGACCCGCAGGAGCGCGACCGCGGCATCACCATCTTCGCGGCGGCGGTCAGCTGCGCCTGGGACGGCCACCGCCTCAACCTGATCGACACCCCGGGACACGTCGACTTCGCCGACGAGGTGGAGCGCTCGCTGCGGGTGCTGGACGGGGCGGTCGCGGTGTTCGACGCGGTGGCGGGCGTGGAGCCGCAGAGCGAGTCGGTGTGGCGGCAGGCGGAACGGTACGGCGTGCCCAGGATCGCCTTCGTCAACAAGCTGGACCGCGCCGGAGCCGACCTCGACACGGCCGTAACGTCGATCCGGGACAGACTGCACCCGGCACCACTGGTCGTCCAGCTGCCGATCGGAACGGAGGACACGTTCCGGGGCGTCGTCGACCTGGTGGAGATGCGCGCGCTGACCTGGGACGGCACCGGCGAGACCATGACGCGGGGACCGGTCCCGGACGAGCTGCGCGAGGAGGCGCGCGGGCGCCGCCGCCTGCTGGAGGAGACGGTGGCGGAGCTGCACGCCGCGGCGCTGGAGGAGTACTGCGCCCGCGCGACGCTGTCCGCCACGACACTGCGCGACGCCCTGCGCGACCTCACGCACACCGGCGACGGGGTCGTGGTGCTGTGCGGCTCCGCGTACCGCAACCGCGGCATCGAGCCCCTGCTGGACGCGGTGGTGGCGTACCTCCCCTCGCCGGCGGACGTCCCGCCGGTACGAGGCGTCAGCCCGGCCGACGAGAGGGCGGGAGAGCGGACGGCCGAACGCCCGGCCGACCCCGACGCCCCCTTCTCCGCCCTCGCCTTCAAGGTGCACGCGACCCCCACCGGCCGCCTCACCTACCTCCGCGTCTACTCCGGCACCATCGAGAAGGGAGACACCGTGTGGGACGCGACCGCCCGCCGCGCCGAGCGCATCGGCCGCATCCTGCGGGTGCGGGCCGACCGGCACGCCCAGCTGGAGCGCGCCGTGGCCGGCGACATCGTGGCCGTGGTCGGCCTGAAGTCGGCGCGGGCCGGTACGACCCTGTGCGACCGGAACGCCCCGCTGGTCCTCGAACCGCCCGGCGCCCCCGACCCGGTGGTCTCCGTCGCCGTCGAGGCACGCCGCTCCGCCGACACCGACCGGCTGGCCACCGCCCTGGCCCGGCTCGCCGAGGAGGACCCGTCCCTCGTGGTGCGCACCGACCGGGAGACCGGCCAGACGGTGCTGTCGGGCATGGGCGAACTTCACCTGGAGGTCGCGGTCGAGAAGATCCGCCGCGCCCACGGCCTGGAGGTCGCCGTCGGCCGCCCGCGGGTGGCCCACCGCGAGACGGTCGTACGCGGCGTCACGGGCCACGTCCACCGGCACGTCAAACAGGACGGCGGCGCGGGCCAGTTCGCGCACGTGGTCCTCGACGTCGAGCCGCTGCACCCCGAACCGGGCGGCACCGGCTTCGAGTTCCGCTCCACGGTCGTGGGCGGACGCGTCCCGCAGGAGTACGTCCGCGCGGTGGAGGCGGGCTGCCGTGACGCCCTGGCGGAAGGCCCGCTCGCCGGCCATCCGGTGACGGGTGTGCGGGTGACCCTCACCGACGGAGCCACGCACGTGAAGGACTCCTCGGAGCAGGCATTCCGCACCGCCGGCCGCGCGGCCCTCCTCGGCGCCCTGCGCGCCTCGGCGATGACCGTCCTGGAGCCGGTCGCCGACGTCACGGTGACCGTCCCCGAGGACGCGGTGGGCGGCGTCCTCGCCGACCTCGCCACCCGCCGCGGCCGCGTCACCGCCTCGACCGTCCGCCCGCCCACCGCGACCGTCACGGCCACCGTCCCCCTGTCCGAACTCTTCGGCTACGCGACCCGCCTGCGCGGCCGCACGCAGGGCCGGGGGACGTTCACGGCCCGGCCGACGGGGTATGCGCCGGTGCCGGCGGGGGCGTAAAGAAATGGGCCGCGAGTCAAGGGCATATCCGGAGGTGAGTGCACGTCTGTAGTCGATGTCGAGGGCTCTCGCACGCTTGCTCCCGTACTCACGGGCCAGGCATGACATGGCGCGCCGTGAGCCGCCTGCCACGCGGAACCAGGTGAGCCACAGGGCGCTACCCGTCTGCTTCCACCAGGAACGGACTGGGTTTGCCGGACCAGGAGACGTACAGGCTGTCGCGGGCCCTCGTACAGGCGACGAACAGCAGGCAGCGTTCGGACATCATGTCCGTCTCGTGCTGCCTGGCGTCCAGCTCGGGCGGCGTGACCGCCTTCGGGAAGGGCAGCGCGTCCTCGGTGACGCCGATGACCGCGACGCAGCGGAACTCCAGGCCCTTGAACGAGTGCATGGTCCCGACCCGCACGGTCGCCGCCTCCCCGGCGGCGTCGGTGGAGCGCAGCGTCGTGGCGGGGATGCCGGCGTCCTTCAGACGCCCCACCGCCTTCGCGCACGTCTTGTTGAACCGGGCGCTGACCCCGATCTCCCCGGCGCCGACACCCGCGTCCAGCCACGCCCGCACTTGGGTGACGAGCGCGTCCAGTTCGGCCTCCTCGGTCGCCGCCCCGTGCACGGCGGGCCCGTCGCCGTGCAGGGCGGAGCGGTAGCCGAGCAGGGTCTCGTTGCGGTTCTCGTCCTCCAGCTGGGCGATCGGGCGGCCGATCAGCAGTGCCGTGGACCAGCGCAGGATCTCCTGCGTGCTGCGGTAGTTCTTGCGCAGCTTCACCGACCGTCCGGTGACCTTGATGCCGAGCGACTTGAGCGACACCTTCGAGTCGTAGATGCGCTGGTGCGGGTCGCCCGCGATAAACAGGTCGTCCGGGCGGGCGGGGACGGCCGCGCGCAGCAGCCGCCACTGCGCCGGGTGCAGGTCCTGCGCCTCGTCCACCACGACGTGCCGGTACCGCGGCCCCGTCTCCTCCAGCAGCCGCGCCGCCTCCGCGCACGTCTGCAGCCAGGTGCGGCACCCGTCCGCCGCGAGGTCGGCCGTGAACCGCTCCACCGTCTCCCACACCAGCGGCCGCTCGGCCGCCGCCAGCCGGCTCCCGCGGCCCCGCCGGTCCGCCGACTCGTACTCGGCCAGGCTCCGGATGTCCTGGGCCAGGATGACGTGCCGGTACTCCTGGGCGAGGAACTGCGCGCTGCCGCTGAAGCCCGTCGCCTTGGCGGCCTTGCCCCAGCGGCCCTCCTCCTCGTTGCTCATCAGCGGCCGCAGCGCCACCGCGCCCGGCGCCTCGGCGACGACCCGGCTGGCGAAGCCGTCCACCGTCGAGATGTCCACCCGCCCGCGCAGCTCCGAGTCGTCCACCAGGGACTCCAGACCCGCGCGGAGCGCGTTGACGAGGGCGTTGGTGTAGGTGGTGAGCAGGATGCGGTCGCCGTCGCGCAGGTGCCCGAGCAGGTGCTTGACCCGGTGCAGCGCGACGACGGTCTTGCCGGTGCCCGGCCCGCCGGTGACCTGGGCGGGCCCCGAGTACGACGCCCGGTAGGCCACCTTCCGCTGGGAAGGGTGCAGGAAGACCCGCCAGGCCGCGAAGGGCTTCTCCAGGATGTCCCGAAGCTCCTCGGACGCCGTGACCAGCGCGATGCGCGCCCGGCTGTGCCGGATCGCCGTCTCGTAGTCGCGCGTGTCCACCGGCGCGGCCGACGCCTGCAGCGCGGGCGCCACGATGTCCTGCCAGACCTCCTCCACCGTGCACCCCGCGGCGAGGTACTGCAGCACCTCCCGCTGGTCCTGCGGCAGCAGCGGCGCGAAGACGTCCAGCTGCTCCTGGTCGACCAGTGACCTGGCCTGCCGCAGGGTCTCG includes:
- a CDS encoding nucleotidyltransferase domain-containing protein; the protein is MTVNNILLSGIVGSTAYGLAHEDSDVDRLGVFAAPTVSLHGLHAPKESHVSTAPDRTLHEAAKWCRLALGGNPTVTELVWLPDELYEVRSPLGDELIDIRTTLLSARRVRDAYLGYATQQFRKLQNRFTADENGTPVHRRSAKHARHLKRLCRQGYELYTTGRLTIRLDDPESYHRFGEEVAADPSAALPLLRHYESAFDRTRSVLPEQPDERAAEAWLRRVRAHFYTPEAAAV
- the fusA gene encoding elongation factor G, with the translated sequence MRTNVNTLNTLASVRNLGILAHVDAGKTTVTERILYATGTTHKRGEVHDGTTVTDFDPQERDRGITIFAAAVSCAWDGHRLNLIDTPGHVDFADEVERSLRVLDGAVAVFDAVAGVEPQSESVWRQAERYGVPRIAFVNKLDRAGADLDTAVTSIRDRLHPAPLVVQLPIGTEDTFRGVVDLVEMRALTWDGTGETMTRGPVPDELREEARGRRRLLEETVAELHAAALEEYCARATLSATTLRDALRDLTHTGDGVVVLCGSAYRNRGIEPLLDAVVAYLPSPADVPPVRGVSPADERAGERTAERPADPDAPFSALAFKVHATPTGRLTYLRVYSGTIEKGDTVWDATARRAERIGRILRVRADRHAQLERAVAGDIVAVVGLKSARAGTTLCDRNAPLVLEPPGAPDPVVSVAVEARRSADTDRLATALARLAEEDPSLVVRTDRETGQTVLSGMGELHLEVAVEKIRRAHGLEVAVGRPRVAHRETVVRGVTGHVHRHVKQDGGAGQFAHVVLDVEPLHPEPGGTGFEFRSTVVGGRVPQEYVRAVEAGCRDALAEGPLAGHPVTGVRVTLTDGATHVKDSSEQAFRTAGRAALLGALRASAMTVLEPVADVTVTVPEDAVGGVLADLATRRGRVTASTVRPPTATVTATVPLSELFGYATRLRGRTQGRGTFTARPTGYAPVPAGA
- a CDS encoding UvrD-helicase domain-containing protein, which codes for MPQLAFDIGFFAELPKLQPPVRKGVLDAWEKFHRLTLDQLFKDPGLKLESLTNARDKQIRTIRIDQFWRGVVLAPASGDTFVLLRVMQHDKAIAWAKKQKSSINEVTRAVEIRDAATLDEITPAYEQVAKDSPKERLFAKFSDGDLKALGIDDETLRQARSLVDQEQLDVFAPLLPQDQREVLQYLAAGCTVEEVWQDIVAPALQASAAPVDTRDYETAIRHSRARIALVTASEELRDILEKPFAAWRVFLHPSQRKVAYRASYSGPAQVTGGPGTGKTVVALHRVKHLLGHLRDGDRILLTTYTNALVNALRAGLESLVDDSELRGRVDISTVDGFASRVVAEAPGAVALRPLMSNEEEGRWGKAAKATGFSGSAQFLAQEYRHVILAQDIRSLAEYESADRRGRGSRLAAAERPLVWETVERFTADLAADGCRTWLQTCAEAARLLEETGPRYRHVVVDEAQDLHPAQWRLLRAAVPARPDDLFIAGDPHQRIYDSKVSLKSLGIKVTGRSVKLRKNYRSTQEILRWSTALLIGRPIAQLEDENRNETLLGYRSALHGDGPAVHGAATEEAELDALVTQVRAWLDAGVGAGEIGVSARFNKTCAKAVGRLKDAGIPATTLRSTDAAGEAATVRVGTMHSFKGLEFRCVAVIGVTEDALPFPKAVTPPELDARQHETDMMSERCLLFVACTRARDSLYVSWSGKPSPFLVEADG